The genomic stretch TTACACGGCACGCGCCGGACTCAAACCAATTCTCCTCGCCGGCACGATGGACGCGGGTGGTGCGCTCATGACCACCACTGAGGTAGAAAACTTTCCCGGCTGGCCTGAAGGCATTATGGGCCCGGAGCTCATGCAAAAATTCGAAGAGCAGGCTGTCCGCTTCGGTACGGACATGCGCTACGAAGACGCCGTCGAACTGAAACTCGACGGCGACATCAAGGAGATCCGTACCGATCAGGACACCTATCGGACGCGCGCGGTTATCCTGGCCGTCGGCTCCGAATACAAAAAGCTCGGCCTCGAGGGCGAAGAACTCTTCACCGGTAAGGGCGTATCGTACTGTGCCACCTGTGACGGCTTCTTCTTCAAAGACCGCGAAATCGCGGTGATCGGCGGCGGTGATTCAGCCGTGACTGAAGCGCTGTTCTTGACCCGGTTCGGTTCCACCGTGCATGTTATCCACCGCCGTGACGAGCTGCGCGCCTCGCAGATTATGGCTGATCGCCTGCTCGCTAACGACAAAGTGACGATGCACTGGAACTCGGTTGTGGAAAAAATTAACGGCGAAGGCAAACTCGAATCGCTCACGCTGCGTGATACACAGACCGGCGAAACCCGCGACCTGCCCGTGTCTGGCATGTTCGTTGCGATCGGTCACGAGCCGCGCACAAAGATTCTCGACGGCGCGCTCGAGCTTGACGACGCCGGATATATCGTCGTCTCCGAGCCGTCCACAGCAACCTCGATTCCTGGCGTGTTTGCCTGTGGCGACGTCGTCGATTCTTACTACCAGCAGGCAATCACGGCCGCGGGAAGTGGAGCCAAGGCTGCTCTCGACGTGGAAGCCTATCTAGGATGACGCCAATGTTTGATTCCAAGATTGCTTCGAAGCTCGATGCGTCAACAC from Trueperella bialowiezensis encodes the following:
- the trxB gene encoding thioredoxin-disulfide reductase, whose amino-acid sequence is MIHDVVIVGSGPAGWTAAIYTARAGLKPILLAGTMDAGGALMTTTEVENFPGWPEGIMGPELMQKFEEQAVRFGTDMRYEDAVELKLDGDIKEIRTDQDTYRTRAVILAVGSEYKKLGLEGEELFTGKGVSYCATCDGFFFKDREIAVIGGGDSAVTEALFLTRFGSTVHVIHRRDELRASQIMADRLLANDKVTMHWNSVVEKINGEGKLESLTLRDTQTGETRDLPVSGMFVAIGHEPRTKILDGALELDDAGYIVVSEPSTATSIPGVFACGDVVDSYYQQAITAAGSGAKAALDVEAYLG